A stretch of the Ornithodoros turicata isolate Travis chromosome 4, ASM3712646v1, whole genome shotgun sequence genome encodes the following:
- the LOC135393564 gene encoding glycine-rich protein-like: MQALKALVFLALVACTLAVYSGLPAVASYGVPAVASYGVPAVASYGVHAPLTASYGVSHAVPAYGYGLGLGYGLGGYQYPYAAAYHLKK, translated from the exons ATGCAGGCCCTG AAAGCCCTTGTCTTCCTCGCCCTTGTGGCTTGTACCCTGGCCGTGTACAGCGGACTTCCGGCCGTCGCAAGCTATGGAGTGCCCGCCGTCGCAAGCTACGGCGTTCCAGCTGTGGCCAGCTACGGCGTCCATGCCCCACTCACTGCCAGCTACGGTGTGAGCCACGCTGTTCCAGCCTATGGCTACGGTCTTGGTCTTGGCTATGGCCTTGGCGGCTACCAGTACCCCTACGCTGCAGCCTACCACCTCAAGAAGTAA
- the LOC135393562 gene encoding glycine-rich protein-like, producing MQVLKALVFLAIVACSLAVYTGFGVPAVASYGVHAPLVASYGVSHAVPAYGYGLGHGLGYGLGGYHYGAYPYGGYYLKK from the exons ATGCAGGTCCTG AAAGCCCTCGTCTTCCTCGCCATAGTGGCTTGCTCCCTCGCCGTGTACACCGGATTTGGTGTCCCAGCCGTCGCCAGCTACGGAGTTCATGCCCCACTTGTTGCCAGCTACGGTGTCAGCCACGCTGTCCCAGCTTATGGCTACGGTCTCGGCCACGGTCTCGGCTACGGTCTCGGCGGCTACCACTACGGGGCATACCCATACGGAGGTTACTACCTCAAGAAATAG
- the LOC135393565 gene encoding glycine-rich protein-like, with product MQVLKALVFLAVVACSLAVYTGFGVPAVASYGVHAPLVASYGVSHAVPAYGYGLGHGLGYGLGGYHYGAYPYGGYYLKK from the exons ATGCAGGTCCTG AAAGCCCTTGTCTTCCTCGCCGTAGTGGCTTGCTCCCTCGCCGTGTACACCGGATTTGGTGTCCCAGCCGTCGCCAGCTACGGAGTTCATGCCCCACTTGTTGCCAGCTACGGTGTCAGCCACGCTGTCCCAGCTTATGGCTACGGTCTCGGCCACGGTCTCGGCTACGGTCTCGGCGGCTACCACTACGGGGCATACCCATACGGAGGTTACTACCTCAAGAAATAG